The genomic interval ACGGTAATCCAAACACAGGAAACGAGAAAGGCTCTAAATTTATGTTCCATATACTTTTGCCTGAAACTGTACCCATGGACCGCCTTGTGCAGAACCACTCACGCTTCAGAAAATGGAATGCATTCAGCAGTGTCATTTTAATAATTTGTAACAACTCAGAATTACTGCAGAACATATAATGCAATATATACATTATGAATCACAGTCCCTGTTGCCTATAGATAATCACGTCGTATTTCTGAGCCAAGGCCTGTTCATCACGGTCTCTTGGCATCAACTCCTATCTAATTATGCTCATTAGGGCAAAGGTGAATTTGAAGAgtgaagacaaacaaacaagacaggtagtgtgtgtgagagagagagagagagacttttttgTTATACAACAACTTTTATAAACtatatgtctgtctctgtgagtTTGTCCATGGTGAAATAGTAGCATTTAGATCAGCTGTAATCAAATCATTTAAACTTTACCtgaacagtaggcctagctaGTGGCCTATATAAATTGTTTGAGATAATCATTAATTCAGATTAAAAATATAATTAAAAATACATGAAATGTTTTTACACATGGTGAGGGATTTGGAAAGCATAAAAATGAAACACGAAAGGGTATAGGGTCTGTTTTATGTGAAACTCCCACAAATGTCTGGCTATATACTTGATCCTACACAGTTGGGGCACAAAGGGAGAATTTGCTGAGCAGCAATGCAGGAGATCCCCCCATCCCCTCTCCCTACccgtcccccctctctctctgatgtgtgCTTTGGTATTGATCAAAAATATCTGTTAACCAGCTATATCGACCTGTTATTAACTGTTCATTGTGAATTTTGCATAAgccaaaaaaatataataaattaattaaatattaggaTAGACTTCTAATGGAAACACCAAACGTGCTGGCGTAACACTGGGTGACAAGGGCACCTTGGGTTTGCAGATGTTCGCATGGATGACAGATGGTGCTGGCGCGGCTGAGGGAGAGATGGCAGGCCTTCTGCGCCAGCTTTGTGCCACCTGCACCCCTCTTCAGCTCCCCGTCTATCTACACAATACCCCGACAGGGTGTGGCATGGTGTTGATTcgctttatgtgtgtttgtgtgtataggaTGACTCAGCACCTATATATCACTAGGTtatggtattgtgtgtgtgtttctgtgtgtgtttgtctgtgtctgtgtgtttctgcagaCCTTCTCTTTTACAAATCAGAATGGCAGGCAACATTTTtagattatttttattttatttatctcCCAGGTTCTATTTGATTTAGACTCTCAGGTTAGACACACATCTTTATACCCTGGCTGTTGATGCAATATCAGTCATAATGTATAATAAGCCTCCCTGATGGCTCTAAACTGTACAGTGATGTCAGTAGATATACAGGATATTTTCAGGGCTCCAGTAACAAGCAGACAGCCatgacatttcatttcatttattgaCCATTAACACTGTTTAGGTCTTTGGCACTGGGATTGTTTCTGGGGGGCAGCAGTACCTCTCATTGGATGGTGCAACGAGCCAGACTCCCCATAGCATAAATAACACACGGCGATTAAGTGCAAAAACTAGCGCACACTATCGTGGGTGGCTGCCGCAATGCCCAATCATTTATTAACATGGCGTGGGCGAAGCAGCCAAATCATGGCTTCATTAGAGGGACACTTTATGAGAGGAGGAATGATACtggttttcttttctctttttttaatctCTTCCCACACAGACTCAAAGACAGGGCCTGTGAAGTGGCACGCTGCAGAGAAGTAcgtacactgcacacactcttGGACCCCACCATGTCTCGCCCTGATGGATGACTTCCACCGGCTCGGAGAGAGGCCCTGCTCAGCAGAAGACGGCCCGGACGCAGAGGCTCCTAATTAGGCCATTCATCTTTATGGAAACCCCAGCACCCAATCAAACCAGGGAGCCCTGGTGTGGCCTCAGCATTTGATAAATCTGTCCTTAAATTAGTGGCCAGGAGAGCCCTGGGGCCTCCCTTGCCCCTCCTGGAAGTATCCATCATTGTGTTAAGCACTGGCAATGGATTTCTAGCGTGGTGGGAGAGAGGTAGGGTTGTAGGTGCTGAAATGGATGGCGTTTTCATTTTGAGTACAGGAAATAAAATAAAGCTTATGTTCAAGCCACAGTGGGATAGTATACTTGACTCAACAGAAAGAGGAAGTGTCAATGAAATGCCAACTTGGATACCAACAAAGATATCTAGCCTGTCAAAAATGGAAGTATAGTGTGATCATTTAAATAGGTCCTTGGTGTAAACAGAGGGTCTCCACAAATCTAATTTTCCTTGTATGCCCACATAACCAAATAAAGACCATTTAAATATGCCTGAGTGCTTTAAAATGCTTTAAACGAGCTAGCATGCTTCTTAACATCTGGGGTTAGGCAAATTATCCATGAATTAAACCCACCTCAGCTGACTAAAAGCTCTCTCATTGTAGTCTCTCATGACCCTAGtcccttcattttttttctaaagTGCAAAGATGCAACTTGGCTCAGTACCACTGCACTTACTCCTGTTGAGGCAGTTTGAACAACAGCTTAAAACACGATAGTAGTTCAAAATAAGTAACTACAGTGGTCATTAGAATGCAAGTCTAGTGGCTTGAAGGCCCCTGGGCCACATTAAGTGCATCTTTTCCACAAAGTGAGCGGAAATAAAAGTCGCTCCCACGGGTCACTCACACATACCCCTAAAATAAGGTCAGTCCTAATGAATGTTTTAAAGCCCAATcatttcaatctctctctctctctctctctctctctctctctctctctctctctctctctctctctctctctctccctctcagtcatAGCTTTGCTGGAATGGAGGCGAGCTGATTGCCTCAATGTCCCACAGAGCCTCTGCACCACAGCACTAACTGGAGCTCCATGTGGTACATCCATTATGGTAAAGCTCTCTGTAGCTCCCTGCTGAACACTCCTCTcgtcccctccctcctccctctccaaaCCGTGCTTACGTCTGTGTTCCAAAAATTGGGCCCCTTCCAAGCCGAACATTAGTTGGATTCAGTTGGACGAGATGGTGCCGAATTGGGAATGTATTTGAACTCCGCAAACAAGGAGGAATCCTCACCTGCCATTATCAGCGTCAGCATCAGTGCCGTCTGGACACCCCCCTGTGCCCTGACCAAGTCCACTTCTGAGGCCGTTCCCCTGTATGAGAGTTGTTGAGCGCAGACATACGAACATTTGGTCGGTAACTCCCAGCTTCCAGTTCAATACTCATGTGTTTATGCCTGACATTAATTagctttctccctctccataaTTAAATATTCCTCATGAATGGGTAATTGGAGCCCTCTGCATGCACCGAGCCCTGTACATATGCAAGGACAGGATGTAAAATTATTTCAGCGGGTGCAGAAAATCAATAGCACAAACAACTGGGCCAAAACACACATTACAAGGAATTCGACTATATTATCGTTTTCAGTTAACCCATGCAGGAGAACAGCTATTTTTAGCCCCAGTGTATGGTGCAATTTCATTCGAGTTTGTCCTTATTGTTCTTTCTCCTTGCAAATGGAAGGGGCTTTGCCGCCAAATCCTTGGATGGTGCCAAATCCAGAGCAATGCATTCCATTGTTTATCTACGACTTGGGAAAACTATATTCTTTTGTTTATAATAACGTGGTTTAGGTTTTTGCAAATGCTGACTGTGCTTTTTAAATGCTGCCAAATGTTTTagcatctctctcttgctctctctctctctctctctctctctcactgtgtgtgtgtgtgtgtgtttgtgtgtctgcttgtctgtctgtctattaaTCTGAATGAAAAGAAAGAGGACCTATGCTCTGATATGAAATATCAAAGGCACAAATACTGATAACATCATGTTTGTGGATACGTCTTGAGAAAAATCATTATTAAAAGAGTGATTCTTATAAGAGATATCCACTCTGCTCTAGGATATGGAAGTTTGGACTATTTACTGCTGTCTACTGTAATGTCTGAACCTTCAATACTATGGCAATATAAGCAACCAGACAGCAGATGGGATTGATACAATTTGAGAAATAGCAAAAAAATGCGAAGGGTGGACATACATTTTGCAAACTTCTCTGTTAATATTGCATGAACTAATAGAAAATGTGGAATCGTTTAAATATTTGATCACACGGCCATATGGATAGGCTCACTGGGCACGCTCAATGGGGTTAGCCCACAGTGCACAACCCAGATAATCccagctctcctcctctccatagGGCACCATGAACGGTGTGGCAGCGGCAGCGCGGCCTCACTACCCATCAGCACCCTTAACgaacgtgtgtgtgtcccaacccccccccagcGAGCCCCATTGTATGCCAAGTGCATGCCAAAACATTTCCCACACATCTGAACGCCTGAGAGGCAGCGTCAAGGAGGGACGCAGCCACGGTGACCTCAATCCACAAACAGCTGATATGAGGATTGACAGGGTTGTCAAACCAGAGTCCGGTGGTGTATGACAAAAATCACAGGAGGTATAGCTTGGTTGATGGGCATGCACAACTCTTTTTACCTGGTCATCACAGAAACTTGTTAAATAGCGGAGCTAgatgctgacttttttttttttttttctgtcattcaGAAATATTCAGGCAAGTGCATTCAGCCACTCCTCACATCACTTGCCTGTCTTCTCTATTTAATGAATTATCTGCTACGTCTGTCCCACCCACTCAGCATGGATAAAcctgtgcattcctcatccttCGGATTTGGAGCACTAACGAGGCCTATTTGCCAGCGAGTGACGTTGAGTTGATCCCTAAAGCTCTCTGCTTGGCACCAAACATGCCCAAATGAAGCCCATGTCATGCCCACCCCCGCCCttgccccctctcctccccctgccATGGGAACCATACATCTTTAATGACGACGGAGGGCTTTGCACGCTCGGTGCCACACAAAAGCTGTGGCATCTGTCTCACTAAGTACTGCACTCAAGagcacaaccccacccccctcagccCCCAACCCAAACCTCCACTCCATTTgtttccatctctccttctggaagagaaaataaaaaataaaagaggaGTTGGTAAGAACAGGGGGGGGTTCTGATGAAAGAGGAAGGAAAAGAGAAATTAAAACAAAGAGGCCTTTTTTCCCTCCCAaattgtatgtatgtttttaaATTAATTGCCCCCCTTTCCCACCCTCAACCCACATAAAAAGCAATACAATGACTGAAAGGAGGTGTTAAAGAGTTGGTACTTGTGTTGGGCCTCATCTACCAACAACCAGTGCCATCTCAGCATGGAGGAAGGGGGTCCAATCAGCTTGGggatcttaaaaaaaaaagatcctcTGTCCAGGAAGCTTATGACACTGCTAAACAGAGATGATCAAAttgacatttcaaatgcttggaatttttgatttttttctatGGGGGTTTAAGGTGATCtctggtccgtgtaacgcttcgcagtgctatgttctatttgcagaattcacatgaaaaaatataaaaataggcttaaaaatccgttatccattctttaggacggcacagtaaatgggattgttgcatattttgattttcaattgagcacagttacggttttctgttgAGAAGTTAAACattgaaatgatgcgtcaattttttaattttccttttttgagcttttggttggactgaaccacgagcACCGGGGGGAGAACAGCATCTAGCATTACTTTAGAGATGAATAACTAAAACTTCGCCGATTTTGGGAGATggcacgttaaacataactttcagcctatgttgaacatatctacagtatatttgaataccatggccatgccataccatagcaaataattccccaaagcagaagACGTCAGTCTACAGGCTACCCCAAGCACTGTTTGACGTGGgacatttttgcttatttaacacTTTACGCTAGACcaggtttcattaggctaaacgaagacacaacagtgagtaggcctatgcctaatgtatcagtttatccatttattaatttcaacagcaaatagcctacattgctataggctactacggCTCAAGTCCATTGGATCATGtaggcaaagatccttgattaggctactccgcttgaaccctctctgatgTAGGTCTCCAAAGCCTCCCAGAACATGAACATTCTACACACGTATATCAGGAtgcagcaatgtctccctctgcatctgaagttctgatctcgagctgacattatctTGGCACCTTAATGCAAgctgaactgtgtttgatagccctccatctctacatccgctgataaaatgtgatcaccaacaccgCGCGCCAATATGTATCAGGTCAACCCCCTACGCTTAAGGTTCACCCCAACAAAAACggtaaaaaaaaaggcaaaaatccgatattaactgaattttacttttgtttccaatccagtttctgttttttctttatcttgcgtgactaatgagacatttagaaaatagcagcaattatctatttgctgaccagttaaaacatttgaaaattggattattgaacacatttttatttggatcagatggatggagcaaatagaacaaagcactgcaaagcgttacacggacctcTTCCACTCCCTATAAACGTTTCTAGCCGTTTTCATTgaatgggtgagtgtgtgaattaatgaatgaatgagtgaaggCTATAAAACAAATAACTTATGAAGTGATTTTTGTCTGGTCTTATTAACAGAAGAACTGCTATTCTGTTAAAATATTGTTAGGAGGCATActtactaggcctacaactttAGTTGGCCTCTGCATGACAAACTAATCAGTCAGTTTCAAGTGTTGGGATAACTTGTGTGTGCTAATTTAAATTTGAACATATTTTCAGTTTAGCTACAATTACATGATTGGCTAAAGACAAAAAGGTCAGTTCATcaattatttctctctctttctctttctttctttctctctttctctctctctcgcacactcacacacacacacacacacacacacaacttatgTCAGGTTTATATGCAACGCACATTATTAATGCAAGGCTACCCCCCAATTGTGAGGAGTCCTAGGCCCAAGGGTTTCTTGtggtaagtgtgtgcatgtcagcCCAGACCTATATTAAAACATTAATTCAGGTCACATTTCCACACTGTTACTTTCTATTTAAAGACATTTAATCTACTCACTGTCAAGTTTCAATATTTGGCGACTCATAAGAATTATAGATAGGCATGTAAGTTGCCAGCTACAGATCTCTGCATGACATCAGAGAGTAGGGTCCTTAccgaaagaaaaaaagatggcTGCCTCCGTGCTGGGCAGGAGGACGGCATTATTTACTGAAGCAATATATTTTTCTTTAAATGCATTTGCTCCGAGGATTTGTTCTTGTGGTGTCCTACAACATATTGCCAGCTACCATGCTAAACCTTTCAAACGAAATATAAATGAACCGTATATTCCGGATAAACAGAACGAAAAGACGCCCGTGTGGCAGAAAACCGCTAAGTATGACCGCAAACTCTTCGGACGGTACGGCTCGGCCTCTGGTATCAACCCTGCAACACTTTGGCCAAGCCCCAAACAACTTGACGAAATTATAGCGGAAGAAAAGCAATGGCATCCGTCGCTGGAAGAAATGTTGCAGAATGTCTCAGCCAAGGATAAGGAACTGGCAGATAAACGTGCGGCAAGGTACCACAATTGCTAAGCTAGCTAGCCTGGTGATACATAAATGTTCAATCATAAGGCAACAACATAAGCATTAGGATACAACATAATCATATAGGGCAACAATAAAGATGTCTTTGCGGCCTCGTTAAAACACGAccgtgtgtatatgtattgcACGACTTGTGCAGTCTTATCAATATGTCAAATGTTTGAAGATCAACATTGGTCTTGTTCAGTGTTAACGTTGTGTAAGCCTGTAGTGACAGTGACTGACATGGCTTTAAGTTGACATTGTTACGTGTCTTACCAGAGGAAACTGCAGAAGGAGACTTAAACAATTTTCACTATCTcatgtgtgcagcaagtatgtagaggaggcttactgtagcaagcagtgtgctgtgtgtatgtgaagtgatgtaagtgtgtgtgttggggatgggtgggggggcagaaaggctaggcaatcaatgTACGGCCTAGCCTATTGATTTATTAGTCCAAATTAGTTCAAATTGTTTGATACAATTACTATACAGTCTATAGTTTCATGTTTCATTCAGACCAAGGCCTCAATTACCCAAATACAAACAATTACGAGATAATTTGGTTTTGCTGTGGTCCGAAGCACTGTCAAATTTGATTAAGCTTTGATGGTTTGTATTAAATTTGAatcttttaatttttttattttaaatctgATCGTACCGTGTTTACCATTTGTCCATCCCTCAGAGAGAAACTGATTGCTGCAAACATGGCCAAGATGCCACAGATGGTGGCCAACTGGCGTCGCGAGACACGGGAGGCcaaggaaaa from Alosa sapidissima isolate fAloSap1 chromosome 3, fAloSap1.pri, whole genome shotgun sequence carries:
- the gadd45gip1 gene encoding growth arrest and DNA damage-inducible proteins-interacting protein 1 → MAASVLGRRTALFTEAIYFSLNAFAPRICSCGVLQHIASYHAKPFKRNINEPYIPDKQNEKTPVWQKTAKYDRKLFGRYGSASGINPATLWPSPKQLDEIIAEEKQWHPSLEEMLQNVSAKDKELADKRAAREKLIAANMAKMPQMVANWRRETREAKEKKKEEKAKRDRLLAEARERFGYAMDPRSPKFQDMIKDIEKEEKKKRKLLKRRKREEEQGQGTPGAEGASGTAAS